A part of Sugiyamaella lignohabitans strain CBS 10342 chromosome D, complete sequence genomic DNA contains:
- the CYS4 gene encoding cystathionine beta-synthase CYS4 (Cystathionine beta-synthase; catalyzes synthesis of cystathionine from serine and homocysteine, the first committed step in cysteine biosynthesis; responsible for hydrogen sulfide generation; advances passage through START by promoting cell growth which requires catalytic activity, and reducing critical cell size independent of catalytic activity; mutations in human ortholog cause homocystinuria; GO_component: GO:0005737 - cytoplasm [Evidence IEA]; GO_component: GO:0005737 - cytoplasm [Evidence IDA] [PMID 11914276]; GO_component: GO:0005737 - cytoplasm [Evidence IDA] [PMID 14562095]; GO_component: GO:0005737 - cytoplasm [Evidence IDA] [PMID 23222640]; GO_component: GO:0005739 - mitochondrion [Evidence IDA] [PMID 14576278]; GO_component: GO:0005739 - mitochondrion [Evidence IDA] [PMID 16823961]; GO_function: GO:0030554 - adenyl nucleotide binding [Evidence IEA]; GO_function: GO:0004122 - cystathionine beta-synthase activity [Evidence IEA,IEA]; GO_function: GO:0004122 - cystathionine beta-synthase activity [Evidence IMP] [PMID 10509018]; GO_function: GO:0004122 - cystathionine beta-synthase activity [Evidence IDA] [PMID 10766767]; GO_function: GO:0004122 - cystathionine beta-synthase activity [Evidence IDA] [PMID 11948191]; GO_function: GO:0004122 - cystathionine beta-synthase activity [Evidence IDA] [PMID 19264153]; GO_function: GO:0004122 - cystathionine beta-synthase activity [Evidence IMP] [PMID 8366024]; GO_function: GO:0016829 - lyase activity [Evidence IEA]; GO_function: GO:0003729 - mRNA binding [Evidence IDA] [PMID 23222640]; GO_process: GO:0008652 - cellular amino acid biosynthetic process [Evidence IEA]; GO_process: GO:0019344 - cysteine biosynthetic process [Evidence IEA,IEA]; GO_process: GO:0006535 - cysteine biosynthetic process from serine [Evidence IEA]; GO_process: GO:0006535 - cysteine biosynthetic process from serine [Evidence IDA] [PMID 11948191]; GO_process: GO:0019343 - cysteine biosynthetic process via cystathionine [Evidence IEA]; GO_process: GO:0019343 - cysteine biosynthetic process via cystathionine [Evidence IMP] [PMID 10509018]; GO_process: GO:0019343 - cysteine biosynthetic process via cystathionine [Evidence IMP] [PMID 8366024]; GO_process: GO:0070814 - hydrogen sulfide biosynthetic process [Evidence IDA] [PMID 19531479]; GO_process: GO:0019346 - transsulfuration [Evidence IMP] [PMID 8366024]; GO_process: GO:0007089 - traversing start control point of mitotic cell cycle [Evidence IMP] [PMID 22438835]), with translation MVLEAEKSGRIKPGYTLIEPTSGNTGIGLALVGAVKGYRTIITLPEKMSNEKVSVLKALGAEIVRTPTEAAWDAPESHIGVAKRLEKEIPNAVILDQYGNLDNPKAHEYGTGEEIWEQTDGKVTVLVAGAGTGGTITGIARALKKHNPKVRVVGADPKGSILAVPESLNDSVESYKVEGIGYDFIPDVLDRSLVDEWIKTEDRESFLLSRRLIREEGLLVGGSSGSALAAALKVAKGLTKDDTVVVVLPDSVRSYLTKFVDEDWMKYNGFVDDATLAAQAEKKSQYKGATIADLNLKPVVTVKTSTKTGAVIDLLREKGFDQLPVASESNKLVGLVTLGNLLSFISRGRATVDTPVQDVMLDFRRLPSFNTPPTPGPADVGTPHAQSKSSPRAKSRKFSEITVDTPLSALNHFFEHNSAAVVTERTADHSVKAVHIVTKVDLLTYLAKNVDL, from the coding sequence ATGGTGCTGGAGGCCGAGAAATCCGGCCGGATCAAGCCTGGGTATACTTTGATTGAACCCACGTCTGGTAATACTGGTATTGGATTGGCTCTTGTGGGTGCTGTTAAGGGTTATAGAACGATTATTACTTTGCCAGAGAAGATGTCGAACGAGAAAGTCAGTGTTTTGAAAGCATTGGGTGCTGAGATTGTTCGTACTCCTACTGAAGCTGCTTGGGACGCTCCTGAGTCGCATATCGGAGTGGCCAAACGGTTGGAGAAAGAGATTCCAAACGCCGTCATTTTAGACCAGTATGGCAATTTGGATAATCCAAAGGCTCATGAATACGGTACTGGTGAAGAGATCTGGGAACAGACGGACGGAAAAGTCACTGTTTTAgtggctggtgctggtactggtggtacTATTACCGGTATTGCTAGAGCTTTGAAGAAACATAATCCTAAAGTCAGGGTTGTAGGAGCTGATCCTAAAGGATCGATTCTGGCAGTTCCTGAGTCATTAAATGATTCTGTTGAATCGTATAAAGTTGAGGGAATCGGTTATGATTTCATTCCTGATGTTCTGGACCGGTCGTTGGTCGACGAGTGGATCAAGACCGAGGATAGAGAGTCGTTTTTATTGTCGCGACGTCTGATTCGTGAAGAGGGTTTGTTAGTCGGTGGATCCAGTGGATCtgctcttgctgctgctttaaAAGTTGCTAAAGGTCTTACTAAAGACGATACAGTTGTAGTCGTTTTACCCGACTCTGTTCGTTCGTACCTCACTAAATTTGTTGACGAAGACTGGATGAAGTATAACGGGTTTGTGGATGATGCTACTTTAGCAGCTCAagctgagaagaaaagtcAATACAAAGGAGCCACTATTGCCGACCTTAATCTCAAGCCTGTTGTTACTGTTAAAACGTCGACTAAGACCGGTGCTGTCATTGACCTTCTGCGAGAAAAGGGATTCGACCAGCTTCCTGTTGCGTCTGAATCCAATAAACTCGTTGGTCTCGTTACTCTTGGTAATCTTTTATCGTTTATTTCTCGAGGTCGAGCCACTGTTGATACTCCTGTCCAGGACGTGATGCTGGATTTCCGCCGATTACCCTCGTTCAACACCCCACCCACCCCTGGACCTGCTGATGTCGGCACTCCACACGCTCAATCCAAGTCTTCGCCTCGTGCCAAGTCGAGAAAGTTCTCTGAAATCACCGTCGACACGCCCCTATCAGCACTCAACCACTTCTTCGAGCACAACTCCGCCGCTGTCGTCACCGAACGCACTGCCGACCACTCCGTCAAGGCCGTCCACATCGTCACCAAGGTCGACCTGCTCACCTACCTCGCCAAGAACGTCGACTTGTAA